In Candidatus Auribacterota bacterium, the following proteins share a genomic window:
- a CDS encoding cupin domain-containing protein, with product MKISVEKPTPEKLKVLGVEKWGTWECEPSTFEWSYDCPETCYILEGKVKVKTPSGEVQFGKGDLVRFPEGLNCTWTVIEKVRKKYSFK from the coding sequence ATGAAAATCAGCGTGGAGAAACCGACACCGGAGAAGCTGAAAGTCCTCGGCGTGGAGAAGTGGGGCACCTGGGAATGCGAGCCGAGCACGTTTGAATGGTCATACGACTGCCCGGAAACATGCTACATCCTCGAAGGGAAGGTCAAGGTGAAGACGCCGTCAGGGGAAGTTCAGTTCGGCAAGGGCGACCTCGTCAGATTCCCCGAAGGATTGAACTGTACCTGGACAGTGATCGAGAAGGTGCGGAAGAAGTACTCCTTCAAGTGA
- a CDS encoding polyprenyl synthetase family protein, whose translation MDISRYLKEKKEIVEKALDSLLPPEHSPPEKLHEAMRYSVFAGGKRLRPIICMASLEALGKDPLPFMPAACALELVHTYSLIHDDLPAMDDDDLRRGKPTSHKVFGEAIAILAGDALLTLAFELIANMDTAPPPIRLEIVRRLAQCGGTGGLVGGQVLDLAAEGKEVSEEMLERIHAQKTAALIEASVLFGALLGDTSVEQRQALSSYGHSMGMAFQITDDILDATGDEKKIGKRTRKDRESQKATYPGCFGIDRARRIAEEYIQKALGALKSFDDKADPLREIARMIPSRER comes from the coding sequence ATGGACATAAGCCGCTATCTCAAGGAGAAAAAGGAAATTGTAGAGAAGGCACTTGATAGCCTTCTGCCGCCCGAGCATTCACCGCCTGAGAAGTTGCACGAGGCGATGCGGTATAGCGTGTTCGCCGGCGGGAAGAGACTGCGGCCGATCATCTGCATGGCGTCGCTCGAGGCCCTCGGCAAAGACCCTCTGCCGTTCATGCCTGCTGCCTGCGCGCTCGAGCTCGTCCACACCTACTCGCTCATCCACGATGATCTCCCCGCCATGGATGACGATGACCTCCGGCGGGGGAAACCGACAAGCCATAAGGTCTTCGGCGAGGCTATCGCAATCCTCGCGGGTGACGCCCTGCTCACACTCGCGTTCGAGCTGATCGCGAACATGGACACGGCTCCTCCGCCCATCCGTCTGGAGATCGTGAGGCGTCTCGCGCAGTGCGGCGGCACCGGAGGGCTGGTTGGCGGCCAGGTGCTTGATCTCGCCGCCGAAGGGAAAGAAGTGAGCGAGGAAATGTTAGAGCGCATCCATGCTCAAAAAACCGCGGCGCTCATCGAAGCATCTGTGCTGTTCGGCGCTCTTCTCGGTGATACTTCCGTGGAGCAGCGTCAGGCCCTCTCTAGCTACGGACACTCAATGGGGATGGCATTTCAGATCACCGACGATATCCTGGATGCCACGGGGGACGAAAAGAAAATAGGAAAACGGACGCGCAAGGATCGTGAATCACAGAAGGCCACATATCCGGGCTGCTTCGGGATAGATCGGGCCAGGCGCATTGCTGAAGAGTATATACAGAAAGCGCTGGGAGCGCTCAAGAGCTTTGATGATAAGGCTGATCCTCTGAGAGAAATTGCGCGTATGATCCCTTCGAGGGAGCGCTGA